TAGGCTTTCTTCCCAAGCTTCTTTATACTCATACATAAAGGCTATAAGTGATTCTTTATCAGCTTTGTTTTCTAAATCTGCCCATATCTCTTCTTCATCACAAGCAGTTAAAAACATAAGGATAACTAACCATCCAACTATAAACTTTTTCACGTCACGACCCCTTCTTTATCACTATTATCTCATGAGAAAAAGTAGCGCCTTTCTTTCAGGCAACTACTTTAAGAATCTGATTTTTCCACAAGGGACAATGTATACTCAATTGATTTATACTGCTCCATGATCTTTTTTTTCTTAGCATCCTTTTGAAAACACGTGACAGCAAGGATTTCGAAATTGTCTTCTAGCTGATCAATTTGTTCAGCATGTAAATAAGAGGGGCGTTCCTTCCCAATCCACTTTAAGACCATGGGTTTCCAACTTTTGAGTGCGTTTTTGATTTTATCTGCAAAAGGTTTCACATCATGAAAGAAGTCAGCCTCTTTTTCTGTCTGTGCAAATGTATGGTAAAGATGATAAGCCTGTTCATTCAATACCTTTAATTTATTTGTATCTTTCATTAGTTGTT
The DNA window shown above is from Salipaludibacillus agaradhaerens and carries:
- a CDS encoding YppE family protein, which codes for MSNEEIEQLMKDTNKLKVLNEQAYHLYHTFAQTEKEADFFHDVKPFADKIKNALKSWKPMVLKWIGKERPSYLHAEQIDQLEDNFEILAVTCFQKDAKKKKIMEQYKSIEYTLSLVEKSDS